The Triticum aestivum cultivar Chinese Spring chromosome 7B, IWGSC CS RefSeq v2.1, whole genome shotgun sequence genome window below encodes:
- the LOC123155824 gene encoding uncharacterized protein, whose protein sequence is MASEVLPVVDLRVLAQSDLDALAAASLHAVAPRSCPDAAPLPPLKIDRAVFNESAGSRKQTFSRLRFAAAASSSIPTSPSPITPCAGNNPENHLVAYHLRRFFAREDPSCPPSTPPPPETLALSSPDPDRETTNSKRVSVDLVRLVGLVDPYGEELRRQTAGLMSEAELLDFINCLEGQWVSQRRRRKFVDAASFGDHLPSGWKLQLGLKRKGRHAWVHCIRYVSPRGHQFRTCKEVSVYLMSLLGYPASVTVPIQYNSTRQHALSDDDGEDDAVGFQHQIGSSVDNLNVLPVTSVTISSRSCNSKDTVEGNKNPANTYKCQNCNLTLHNQSAYVQHQLLFHEKKAKRRRKSSKFGEPKVGKDGEFECPVCHKTFQEQSRYFGHVGAHARHEGLTPEAFFDKISSGQAVNNFLGELQFTPQGLTEPTEQKGKTAGEACSQHQSYSKEQGGDSSKVIDLFSTNCSGSFNRPSEAWCRQVEVPPVTDARSACRYRNDMMDYANVTVPKLKVAPESNDEPNGRLNGFAEVDDFSDHTGSGHDFRPSSFSSAKHYEDQIVDRGFPVSKRGEVNNTVKARDVNLNSCLDTISFPIASANNQTSTAVDEANQSSIAGKCFIGSFNNNDGASTTSSCSVSNNKVSGSLGGSNGSSNAARCIGGSYGNDAAANIFGNKNNTMVYQCSLNTCPISHVATNVDSFVSRSTHAKNSDKERAYNTKEQMNTTQNRASNEVVEGYNNDVYTGSITERSLAQCSNNLSHPKSNILSRCALLDSSTLTASNLTKGIDVNCMNGSFVYRNDANVEGPSVNRPMNNNDSVGSVHAVLGKPSNDMQNHYSGSAPNYTPLAAANINDLIPMQSNFDGMSTLVHSVGDVPRSSTTQDQCALQLGFGGQKQHVFPGYGWAAFGSPQLVGLARNNNLPTRSSQFGSMVRPNSSPSGSSQLGSVASSDYLRTGSSQFGCMAGPSIPAAESSQFRHMDGPNSKHSAESSQYWHMSGTNSRPPAGSSQFGSVVRPNPVPSTEPSQFGSLARQNFGRTSEPTLVLGNVLKVPRMISGGSMLAAVCTWCNSQFHHFGPVDGQQVGNYGLICPSCKDKVSGQRNMPNNGLWQP, encoded by the exons ATGGCTTCAGAGGTTCTCCCCGTGGTGGACCTCCGCGTGCTCGCGCAGTCTGACCTGGACGCTCTCGCCGCCGCGTCCCTCCACGCAGTCGCTCCGCGgagctgccccgacgccgccccgctccCGCCTCTCAAGATCGACCGTGCTGTGTTTAACGAGAGCGCGGGGTCCCGTAAGCAGACTTTCTCCCGACTCCGCTTCgccgcagccgcctcctcctccatcccCACCTCCCCTTCCCCCATCACGCCGTGCGCAGGCAACAACCCCGAGAACCACCTCGTCGCCTACCATCTCCGCCGTTTCTTCGCCCGTGAAGACCCCTCTTGCCCGCCCTCGACCCCGCctccacccgaaaccctagccctatCGTCTCCCGACCCCGACCGGGAGACTACAAACTCCAAGCGGGTCTCCGTTGATCTTGTGAGGCTCGTTGGGCTCGTGGACCCATACGGCGAAGAGTTACGGAGGCAAACAGCCGGGCTTATGTCGGAGGCGGAGCTGTTGGACTTCATCAATTGCCTCGAAGGACAATGGGTGAGTCAGAGGCGGCGGAGGAAGTTTGTGGACGCAGCCTCCTTTGGGGATCATCTCCCTTCCGGGTGGAAGCTGCAGCTCGGGCTCAAGCGGAAGGGGCGCCATGCCTGGGTGCATTGCATCCGTTACGTGAG CCCAAGAGGACATCAGTTTCGTACTTGTAAAGAAGTTTCTGTGTATCTTATGTCACTTCTTGGGTATCCGGCGTCCGTAACAGTTCCTATTCAGTATAACAGCACCAGACAACATGCCttgagtgatgatgatggtgaagatgAC GCTGTAGGGTTTCAACATCAAATTGGTTCAAGTGTGGATAACCTAAATGTATTGCCAGTTACTTCTGTCACCATTTCCAGCCGTTCCTGCAATTCAAAGGATACGGTAGAAGGAAATAAAAATCCAGCAAATACTTACAAGTGCCAGAATTGCAATTTAACTTTGCACAATCAAAGTGCCTATGTGCAACACCAGCTGTTATTTCATGAAAAGAAAGCTAAGAGGCGCAGAAAGAGTAGCAAATTTGGTGAACCAAAAGTTGGTAAAGATGGGGAATTTGAATGCCCTGTATGTCACAAGACCTTTCAGGAGCAATCACGGTACTTTGGCCATGTTGGAGCCCATGCAAGGCATGAGGGGCTTACTCCTGAAGCTTTCTTTGATAAGATCTCATCAGGACAGGCAGTTAACAACTTCTTGGGAGAGTTACAATTTACCCCTCAGGGGCTTACTGAACCAACTGAACAAAAGGGCAAGACTGCAGGCGAAGCATGTTCTCAGCATCAGAGTTATTCAAAAGAACAAGGGGGTGATAGCTCAAAAGTTATAGATCTTTTTAGCACAAATTGTTCCGGTAGTTTCAATAGGCCTAGTGAAGCTTGGTGTAGACAGGTAGAGGTTCCTCCTGTTACAGATGCTCGAAGTGCATGCAGATACAGAAATGATATGATGGATTATGCCAATGTAACTGTTCCAAAACTAAAAGTAGCTCCTGAATCCAATGATGAACCAAATGGCAGGCTTAACGGCTTTGCTGAAGTTGATGATTTTAGTGATCACACGGGAAGTGGCCATGACTTCAGACCTTCTAGCTTCTCAAGTGCTAAACATTATGAGGACCAGATTGTTGATCGTGGCTTTCCTGTTTCAAAGCGTGGCGAGGTCAATAATACTGTGAAAGCAAGAGATGTCAACCTTAATTCATGCCTGGACACAATATCTTTCCCGATCGCTAGTGCAAACAATCAAACTTCTACTGCTGTTGATGAGGCTAATCAATCGTCCATTGCTGGAAAATGCTTCATTGGCAGTTTTAATAATAATGATGGTGCATCTACTACATCATCCTGTTCTGTCTCAAATAATAAAGTATCTGGTTCCCTTGGTGGATCTAACGGATCCTCTAATGCTGCCAGATGCATCGGTGGTAGTTATGGTAATGATGCTGCAGCTAACATTTTTGGCAACAAGAACAATACCATGGTGTACCAGTGTAGTTTGAACACATGCCCCATCTCTCATGTTGCAACTAATGTGGATTCTTTTGTTTCCCGTTCAACACATGCAAAGAACAGTGACAAAGAGCGTGCATACAATACCAAGGAACAAATGAATACCACACAGAACAGAGCAAGTAATGAAGTTGTTGAAGGCTATAATAATGATGTCTATACTGGTAGTATCACTGAAAGGAGTCTTGCCCAGTGTAGTAATAACTTGAGTCACCCAAAATCTAACATTCTGAGCCGCTGTGCATTACTGGACTCAAGCACTTTGACAGCCAGTAACTTAACCAAGGGAATTGATGTCAACTGCATGAATGGTTCTTTTGTTTATAGAAATGATGCCAACGTGGAGGGTCCTTCTGTAAATAGGCCCATGAATAATAATGATTCAGTGGGTTCTGTGCATGCCGTGTTGGGAAAGCCAAGTAACGatatgcaaaatcattacagtggTAGTGCTCCTAATTACACCCCGCTTGCTGCAGCTAATATCAACGATCTAATACCTATGCAGAGCAATTTTGATGGCATGTCAACTTTGGTTCATTCTGTTGGTGATGTTCCAAGGAGCAGCACAACCCAGGATCAG TGTGCGTTGCAACTTGGATTTGGTGGTCAGAAGCAGCACGTGTTTCCTGGTTATGGATGGGCTGCATTTGGATCCCCTCAGCTTGTGGGCTTGGCCAGAAATAATAATTTACCCACTAGATCCTCACAGTTTGGGAGCATGGTCAGACCTAATTCTTCTCCTTCTGGATCCTCTCAGTTAGGGAGTGTGGCAAGTTCTGATTATCTGCGAACTGGATCATCTCAGTTTGGGTGCATGGCTGGACCTTCTATACCTGCTGCCGAATCCTCTCAGTTTAGGCACATGGACGGACCGAATTCTAAACATTCTGCTGAATCCTCTCAGTATTGGCACATGTCTGGAACCAATTCTAGACCTCCTGCTGGATCCTCTCAGTTTGGGAGCGTGGTCAGACCTAATCCTGTACCTTCCACTGAACCCTCTCAGTTTGGGAGCTTGGCCAGGCAGAATTTTGGGAGGACATCCGAGCCAACTTTAGTGTTGGGGAATGTACTCAAGGTACCAAGGATGATTAGTGGAGGGAGCATGCTCGCAGCAGTATGCACATGGTGCAACAGCCAGTTCCACCATTTTGGCCCCGTCGATGGACAGCAGGTTGGTAATTACGGCCTCATCTGCCCATCATGCAAGGATAAGGTGTCTGGTCAACGTAATATGCCCAACAATGGCTTGTGGCAACCCTGA